One Tachysurus vachellii isolate PV-2020 chromosome 5, HZAU_Pvac_v1, whole genome shotgun sequence genomic window, ttttttttaaaaccaataaaaaacatccaaataatgattacatttgttattttatttgttggaTTATGGAAGTTGGTGAAGACCAAaccaatgttaatatttataatgcaGTAGATTATATCTGGTTGCTGTTGGTGTGgggcaggttttcatttcacccAAGCAAGAAGCCTCAGCTGAGTCTATTAAAACCCCCGGTGTAAATAATTCACCCTTTCACGTTTGTACCCCTGTGAATGTGTTTAACATGCAGCTTCTCCATGACTGCAGATTACTGTTTCTGAAAAACAACAGACCAAACGGAAATCTATGGAATGTCCCTTGGTGTAATCACATGTCTGTCTCTTATTAGATGCATGAAAATATCAGCCTAAGCCTTTCTTCTCACTTCTTTATACCATTTTGGGTTTTTCTTATTGTTGCTGGTGCTCGATTCCATCAAAATAACTAATAAATCTAAAAGCTTTTGTCTTGATGATCAACATGTCTGGGCTCTGAAACAGAAATATTAGATTAACAAACGTATCTCATCTTGCATGTGGTTTGAACTTATTCATGGTGTTGTGATGACACCATGCacaaggggcggggcttatttCAAGGTAATGAAAGCATCTTCGAACTCCACAACTTACCAgagagatggaagaggaagaggttATCAACGTACAAGATGTTCTAAATTGTACTTTAGACTAAATGTGTTGATGAAGTTTGGATGTACTCATTAGGACTTTCCTGTTCTCAGCCCAGAACGGTCACAATTTCCTCATCTTACTTTTTTATGTCCGGTGTCACTCAGATGTTCACTTTTCAGTCTTTGAGGTGTCTTCTTGTCATCTCTCTGCTGTCACATCTGGCTTGTTCCTTTGTGGCCTTCATCTGCATTTCTGTGCAGCTTTGTCATGATGCTTATTGTTAAAATcaccatacaaataaaaaggcTTGGATGTTAAAtacattgtcattgtcattttaatttaaataagctGGTCTGGTGTCCTAATCCTCCTCCAGTTTAACAGCCTTGAGAGTTTTCAGTAAATCAGGCTGCATGCTCAGGTATAACAGTGCCTCTCTGTGGATAGGAGCAGAACTCAACTGGCTCTGCAATGTGGTGTTTACAGCTAAACTTCTACAGATGATagattataataatagtaataacaagtttatattatttatattttcattactACTAATCAATACAATATATtactaattataattatataatataattattttcagcattttttgtgagcattattattattattattattattattttattattagtattagtagtagtggtagtgttaatatgtatttattattattattattattattattattattattattattattatttaaattatgattttattgttgtttctgaATTCCTTTCTCTATATTCCCTTTAAAACACATTCCCCTGACTTGTTGATCTGACACTATGACTCAGTTATAATGACATTATGactcatttataatgaaattatGACTCAGTTATAATGACATTATGACTCAGTTATAATGACATTATGACTCAGTTATAATGACATTATGACTCAGATATAATGACATTATGACTCAGATATAATGACATTATGACTCAGTTATAATGACATTATGAATTAGTTATAATGACATTAATGCAGTTATAATGGCATTATGACAGTTATAATGACATTATGGCTCGGTTATAATGATATGACAGTTATAATGACATTATGGCTCGGTTATAATGACATTATGACAGTTATAATGACATTATGGCTCAGTTATAATGATATGACAGTTATAATGACATTATGGCTCGGTTATAATGACATTATGACAGTTATAATGACATTATGGCTCAGTTATAATGATATGACAGTTATAATGACATTATGGCTCGGTTATAATGACATTATGACAGTTATAATGACATTATGGCTCAGTTATAATGATATGACAGTTATAATGACATTATGGCTCGGTTATAATGACATTATGAcagttataatatatatatatatgatgttacaTGTTATATGATGTTATAATGATGTTACAGAGCGGGGTCTGGTCCCTTTCCCTAACCCTCCCTATCTAAGTGTCCTACATCAGATCCACCCTGCTCACTGTAGGCGGTGTATTTGGGACGCAGCCCATGTCCAACCCTCTACCCACGTCTTCCACACCCACGATCAGTCAGATCCTAAGATGGCTTCACAGACGCTGCTCCGCGCTGCGCTGCTGGTCGTGTTGTCCGTCATCCTCACGCTCCTGCTGGCCTTCGCGTTGCCCGCAGCTCTCACGTGGCTCGCGCACTGTGCGGGTTTCTCAGAGGACACCGGGGCCACGCACTGTCTCGCGCTGCTCTACGCGCTGTTCGTCCTGTGCGTGGCGATGCCCAGGATCCCGCGTGGATCTGTCTCGGTAAGAACACGTAGTATTTATACTGTAGCGGTTACCATGGTTACCCCTAAGTCGCGTACTGGCCATGTAAAGCGTTACCGCACTCACTGTTTCATGCACATGacgttattttatttacaatgcaAATAAACACTAAACGTGTAGCACgaaatgcattaaataaacCAACGAGTCCTCAACATTCTGTTCTGATCTGTTTAGTGTTTTCATctaaaacaccacaaaaataaGCTTTAAATCCAAATGGGtgattttatgtgtgttttctgtacagagtgttagagacacacactgtatattcaCACAACATGAAAAGcgtctcattttatttttataattcacTTCTGGACAAATGTTCTGACATCATGTGCTTCATTTCTGGTTAAATATCTTACTaactctatttatttacttattgacCTACATAACTTTTCTATTTACTTATCAAATGTCAACTTATCAAATTACTTTCctgcttccttccttcttccctccctttcctttcttttcctatcttttcttttcttttttcttttcctttcttttcctttgatttcttttcctttcctttcctttttttcttttttttctatcttttccTAACTTTCTTTTcctatcttttcttttcttttttcttttcctttcctttcctttcctttaattTCCTTCGATCCTTACTTATTTTTGCCTCCCTgcctcctttcttccttccttctgacTTTCCTCACCtatacttacttatttacttgCCTCCCTCCCTACTtgccttccatccatccatccctatatacatacatacatacatacatacatacatacatacatacatacatacatacaaactccctcccctcctctccctcccctcctctccctcccctctACAAACTCCCTCCCCTCCTctacctctctccctcctctccctcccctcccctATCTAATCCTGCAGTTCCTAGAGTTAATGTTTTGCCGTGTAGACAAACATGATTGCTTAATAAATCACCGTTGCTCATCATTCGCCTCATTTCAGTCTGGCTTCTGTAAGAAACTTAAAATTattgaagagagaaaaaaaatcaacgtTTTTCAGCAGAAAAGTCACTTCAGCTAATGTTACCTGATCCAGCTGTATTATGTGAACTCTTACTATCTAGTGAGTAACAGCAGGGCTGGCTGaatacctaaccctaaccctacccctaaccccaaaccctaacccttaccccaaccctaacactaaccctaaccctaaccccaaccccaactccaaccccaaccctagGCTGTCAGACTGTACAGATGAACAGTGCAGTTGATTTGTTTTGAACGTCAGCGCGTGTCCGGGTCAGAGTCCGTCACAACACAGTGGTTTCGCAGCTTtagtacatttaaaaacaaacgcTGATGACATCATTGATGAAACAGGAAgcgaaacttttttttttcctttcctcatgggttttttgttttttattgctttatggGAATTTGACACTGTGTTAGAGAAAACTAATGAAACCTGAGTGatattattatgtaattttCCCCTGCAGGTTGAGGGGAAGGCCGTGTTTGTTACTGGATGTGACAGCGGGTTTGGACACGCTTTAGCCAAACACCTTCATAAACTAGGCTTCACCGTGTTTGCTGGATGCTACTTGAAGGTAACGTGTTGCAGAtacacacaaagcacagagctgaaTCATAATAAGAGAAAGTGTGGAGAAGGTGTGAGAATGTCACACTTACGCAATTCTTCTTCAGAATTAACAGCAAGTTTGCTCATTGTGATTAAACACTCAGATTAAAACAGAGGAGGCCTTTAAAGACTATAATGTAGTAGACAAATCTATTATTCAGAATTTTATAGGTTTTTATAGGctgttaatataatatacacataacatgaaagatttttattttccaagAAGTAAACtgctatagatagatagatagatagatagatagatagatagatagatagatagatagatatggtgatagatagatatgctgatagatagatagatagatagatagatagatagatagatagatagatatggtgatagatagatatggtgatagatagatagatagatagatagatagatagatagatagatagataggttaTTGATCTCAGAGGAAATtcaagaaacacaaaaacaatggGAGAGCTCCACACCGAGGCAGCCATCTGCTGCACCATCTTGGACCTTACTACCAGTATTAATGCATAAGGCTAAAAATATGCCGTAACCACCTACAGAAATGATCTgtgctaaaacaaaaaaaatcctctgtAGGTTTTAGACTCAAGCCTTCAGAGTGCATTTGAGTTAATGATGAACTCTGAATAAGCTCATGAATAATAGAGAGAAAATGAAGGTGATGGTGTTGAGTGTATGAGGTGGTGTTGACCCTCAGGATCAGGATGGCGAAGGGGCAATGGAGCTGGAGAACATGCACTCTGACAGACTGAAGGTGGTGCAGCTGGATGTGTGCAGTGATGAACAAGTCTCTAAAGCGATGGACTTCATCAGGACCAACCTGAAGAACCCAGAGAAAGGTGGGAATGTATGCTgacttctacttcttcttcttctacttctggcttttcctgttaggggtcaccacagcgaatcatccgTGGGAATCTATGCTGACTAACTTACCTTATTAATAcatacagtcatatgcaaaagtttaggaacccctgacaatttccatgattttcatttagaaatatttggttgtttggatcagcaattcaTTTTGATTTATCAAATAACTAAAGGACACACtgaagcgggctgtccgtgCTCACcgaccatcaaacctaactgaactggagatgttttgtaaggaggaatggtccaaaatacattcatccagaaccCAGAcgctcattacaggctataggaagcgtctagaggctgttatttctgctaaaggaggctctacttaatattgatgtgatttttctgttagggtgcccaaatttatgcacctgtctaatttcgttttgatgcatattgcgcattttctgttaatccaataaaccacatttcactactgaaatattactgaagtattcttcagttatttgataaaacaaaatgaaattgctgatccaaacacccaaatatttataaatgaaaatcatggaaattgtcaggggttcctaaagtTTTGCATGCgactgtgtatgtatatatatatatatatatatatatatatatatatatatatatatatatatatatatatatatatatatcgtcgggggcggaatcctcgtatctccaaaaccgttatttttcaggaaattaaaataacgccgtaccttatctgcagtgcacagggtttagtccgcgttgcagtggattgtcttgagctaaattcctgtcctcagacgagcaccagaactagcgggggtcaagatttttttttctttgagcccagtgttttgaagacatttacctcagaagacgtgttgattcgttgcgactcttcttgaggagaaatatgccgtgaagctctcccgcggagtgaggaagaggtggacagttgaagtgtccaatggagttatgagatttgcgctcaagctattttcaagactttagattggttaataacttgtaaaaataacagacccacgtggggactgaccaatagcatcgatatgtgaaaaaatatgaaactgaccaaatttggacatacaaggtttccgccagacagcgactatatatatatatatatatatatatatatatatatatatatatatatatatatatatatatatatagtatgatAGAAGGAAGGATTAAAGTGTATTAATGCTGTAATAAAGAGATCTCCTGGTACTTTTAGCTCAGCTCAGCTTTTCTCTGGGAGTTTGTGTTAAAgattaagattaaaataaatagaattagtATTAGGGATCAAATCCGATTAAAGTCCTAAAGCTCATGCAGACGATTAGTGTGCTAACACAGTGGGAGCTACAGTAACACCACTACAGTTATTGTCCTCCATCATATAAGCTCATGACCAGAACATTATGTCTTCCCTGTTAAATCTCTCTGCCTCCGATACCATCAGGAAATACATCAATAATActccatttaatttttttaatgcttttacagTACATGTCTTGAAAAagagcctcctggtggtccgGTGGCAGGATCCTGTGCCCTCGTTGCCGTAGACcaggttcaattcaattcacttaagtttatttgtatagcacaatttaacattgtctcaaagcagctttacagaagtatagaaacagaataaatattttaaagttcaaagtttaaaattaaattcctatttatctctaacatctctccctaatgatcaagcctgaggtgacggtgatgtggaaaaaaaatgatatgaggaagaaaccttaagaggaaccagacacagaaatgaacctcatcctcatttgtgtgacactgaacaggaaatgatgtcaatgtaactaatgtcctttctacaacagtttatagtttagTGGaattaaacaaccaaaaactaacaggtcagagtcttTTCTGAGTTCATtgcagacttaacactaattccttcctgttgaagtcttcaaatgttcaccgATGAAGACCTGAGTATAAATATGTGACCCATtgacagggagcagccgaaatAACGTGTCTTGAAAAATGCGGTTATGATGGGAACAAGTGGCTAAACGGGGCTACAGAGGTTGTTGTGGGCGTTAACCGTCATCACACAGAACTATTCATTCATAGAGATTCATCCactaaaacgtgtgtgtgtgtgtgtgtgtgtgtgtgtgtgtgtgtgtattaaaacgGAACAGTGAAGTTTAGTAGTGTTGACATTAGTCATGTGACACTGCTATATTCCATTTACAGCTTTAGAAACCGAAGCTTTAAACCTTTTGCTAAATGTATTTAAGCTCCAAAattctaaaaaacaaacaaaacacataagAATTATAAGAATAAATCAAATTGATCACAGTGTAAATTTCTGCAATAATCCAAGAGACGATGGAAAAAAcaattatgtaaaaaatatgtatttattttgcacaAACAGACTGAGAGACCTTCAGAATGCGTGCGCTGAGTCCTGAGGTTTAGTGGTGTTTAGTCGAGTATAGTAGTGTTTAGTGGTGTTCAGTCGAGTATAGTAGTGTTTAGTGGTGTTTAGTCGAGTTTAATGGTGTTCAGTCGAGTATAGTAGTGTTTAGTGGTGTTTAGTCGAGTTTAATGGTGTTCAGTCGAGTATAGTAGTGTTTAGTGGTGTTTAGTCGAGTTTAATGGTGTTTAGTCGAGTATAGTAGTGTTTAGTGGTGTTTAGTCGAGTATAGTAGTGTTTAGTCGAGTTTAATGATGTTTAGTCGAGTATAGTAGTGTTTAGTGGTGTTAGTCGAGTTTAATGGTGTTTAGTcgagtatagtatagcatagtagtGTTTAGTGGTGTTTAGTCAAGTACAGTAGTGTTTAGTGGTGTTTAGTCGAGTTTAATAGTGTTTAGTCGAGTATAGTAGTGTTTAGTGGTGTTTAGTCGAGTTTAATGGCGTTTAGTCGAGTATAGTagtgtttaatggtgttttgGGTTTAATTAAGTTTTTGTTGGATTGTTATGTATTTAGTCAGGTTTAttggtgttttgtggtgtttagttgggtttaattgtgtttatttgggTTTGGTCAGGTTTAATGTATTTAGTGGGGTTTTTTAGGTTTAatggtgtttaatgatgtttagtcaagtttaatgtttttttagtgGTATTTATTCAGGTTTAATAGTGTTTAGTTGGGTTTAATGATGTTTAGTCAAGTTCAATagtgtggtgtttaatggtgtgattggttcctcctgcaggtctATGGGCCGTGGTGAACAACGCCGGGGTCTCTAATTTCGGGGAGGTGGAATTCACATCCATGGATACGTACAAGAATGTGTCAGAGGTCAACCTGTGGGGAACCATCAGAGTGACCAAAGCCGTTCTGCCTCTGATCCGCAGAGCCAAAGGTGCGAGCAGAACGCTACTGAAATGCTTTTACTCATGAAATATTCGTTTCTACTCGATGCCTGGACGTAATCATggatattttagattttagatgaTAAACTTGAGTTTAAAATGATTATACAGGAGCTGTCCTTATATCTCTTATGATATAATGCTATTCATAAAGCACTCTTCATTAGTGGAATATGAGCCGAGTTCGCACTGCATGTCGCTGCTCTGTTACAGGACGTGTGGTGAACATAGCCAGCATGTACGGCCGGATGGGAAACGTTCTGCGCTCTCCATACTGCGTCTCTAAATACGGTGTGGAGGCCttctccgactgcctcaggtACGAGATGAAGGCGTGGGGAGTCAAAGTGGCTGTCGTCGAGCCGGGGAACTTCATCGTGGCTACAGGGATCCTGACGCGTGACATCGTGGCCTCGACGGCAGAGAAGCTGTGGAAGGAGGCGTCTCCTGATGTGCAGGAGGACTACGGGAAGCCTCACTTCGAGCACTACATGGCCCTGATGCGCTCCTACTGCAACAGCGGCCAGCGCGACATCACGCCCGTCCTGGACGACATCACAGATGCCATCGTGTCCAAACGGCCATACACGCGCTACAACCCCGTGGAGCCGTACTGGTGGATTCGCATGCAGGTCATGAATCATCTCCCAGGAGCCATTTCAGACCGTCTGTATTTCTGAAGCGTTTCCATTCCTCTATCTAGTATCTGTTCATTATCACACCATTCTTATACTTCATCCTTACAGTTATATAACAACACGGTGACGCTCCTGCAGAGTTCTGTGGTTCTGGCCATTCACATGACAGCTGATCAATAATcactccagttttttttttttttttaactcgtTCCACTCTGATCTATAATGCGAGTCAGATTATCATGGACCAGAAACTTGACAAGTTGATCTCCTGAGTATTACAAACAGAAAAGCAGTCATCGCAATTATATAAAATCCTTAGTCCAAGAGAAAGTAGCacaggaaaagaagagaaaagacttTACATGTCTCAGGGGAAGCACATGACAGCCTTCACACGAGCCTTTGTGAGACACTAGCTGTTGTAGGACAGAGCTGACTCTATGGGGGCGGGGATTAGTTTGACGAATAAATTCgaataatttgaataaaataaataaaaaacaactggGTTGACTGGTCCTACTGGGTTAAAATCTCAGACACAAAATTGTTCCCTTGCTGGTCATAGAGACAATTATTAATGAAGTCTTACAATCGTTCAATCACACGTTCTTGAGATGTATATCGCTCTGTAGAGAAGCTCAGACTGCAAACCTGAAcacgttttaaaaaataatgtgtttgtttcttgtttttttggttgTGAACGGGAAACTGAAAATCCTCCGAGTTTTACATCTGCCTCTGGACTTCCTTTATAAGTGAGGTTGAATTAAACAGTGTTTCTGTTCTTATTTCAGTACAGAGAACCCAGTGGGAACTGTGTGTAAACCGTATGCACACTACAGACAGGGTGGATTTTAgatcggaaaaaaaaaaaaaagctggagtatttatttaatgtcattacAACTTAAGTATTAATAATCTTAGTTATAAATAAACCCGTTGAAGTGGAGAGATTAGTCATTAATCACTGCAGCGATATCGGTCACTTCAAGTACTTTCAAAAGAGCTAATCCGTGTTAGATGtagtaactctctctctctctctctctctctctctctctctctctcgctcgctcgctcatctgtgataaatatatataaaatatacatattttctaTCTACAAAGCTCTCTATAAAAGTTACATGTATTTTAATAAGACACTGAGCGTATAAAGTGTGAATCGCCCACCACTGGATAAAAGAGGAAGACTGTGGTCGTGTCCAGACTTCCACATAAGAGTTATGAAGCAGTCTGTGAAGCAAAATCGAGTATATTAGAGTATCAGCGTGTTCACCGGGCTCTCGTTCAGCTCACGTGAATTTGTTTAGAAATCTATACATCGATCTTTTTAGTGATGTGAAAACTTTTACCTTCTTTCTAACGGGATTGAGGAATCCTAATACTAAGACATGCCAGACTTGCAGAAGATTTTGAGTCTGTACATCATTTATAGAGCATCTTCAATGCATTTAGACACGCCCACAAAACACCATAAAAGGTAAAGCTCACATTCTGGACGTTTACATGCAAGAAAAGTGAATTGTTCAGATTCAGATCGAAAAAGCCATCATGTAAACACCTGAGTCGATCTGAATTGAGTTTCGGGGGAGGTGTAGCTTTGAAATAATCCTATAAGAAATTAGCAAAGTAAATTTGCTTGCACAGTAGTGGTGTGAAAGCGATGACGGAGGCACAGAAGTAGAAGTgtagacaaatatttaaatcgGATTGCGATGTTTAGGGTACGAATAAACAGTATTTGGGAACCTGCAAGCTGAAAACATCAAAATGGTGATTAAACAGCGAACAAGTGCCTGTTATGGCTTAGATTCAGTGCTTTGAATCTTCTAGCGATACATATCAGTTAGCATGGAAACACTAACTCATCCTGCTTTtctagggtgccattacttttatCCATCTTCTTTATGGACGCGTTTTGATTAGCTTTCGTTCAAATCATTCGTAAATGAGTGAGTTCGTTAAAGTCGTGTATATCTTTGTAAGAAATAAGTGATTTAAAGACGATGCTGCGATCCGAAGATAAAATCAATCACAGTGACGACGCATCACCAGACAGAACGAGTCGAATCTCATCGAACGAGGTTCACTTTATAGCCGTAAAAACTCACTGAGGATACAAAAGAGTTTTTCTAAAGTCGCTggagtttattttaatgtttttatgttaatgatttatgaataaatccAGTTTATTGTGTATCCACTTTGATAAATGAAGCTGACGAGGTGTCGTTCTGAGGCTATACGTGAGTTTTAAGTGTTTCTGGCTCGGCCAGCAGGGGGAGCAGCTGGACAACTCTCTTGCGTTTTTATAACAGAAATTGTAAcggatttttaaaaattgagcTTTCCTACAATAAAAATTCTTTGAAAAAGAAAGcatattgtgttttttctctgatGGATGTCAAATGGTGGAGCGGCAACAGGcgaagaaaaaacaacttgagtataaatattttaatgctaCAATgctaactacaaaaaaaaacaaatttgttcattttgtccatttgttacttcattcattcattcattcatcttctaccgcttatccgaactacctccgaactactatctcaggcatcatcgggcatcaaggcaggatacaccctggacggagtgccaacccatcacagggcacacacacacacacactctcattcactcacgcactcacacactacggacaattttccagagatgccaaccaacctaccatgcatgtctttggaccggtggaggaaaccggagtacccggaggaaaccccgaggcacggggagaacatgcaaactccacacacacatggcggaggcgagaatcgaaccccgaccctggaggtgtgaggtgaacgtgctaaccactaagccaccgtaaaTCATCTTTCAGGTAACTAACAGTAACTCCACTTTGTATCCCACCGTTCtgttgctgattattttccttgaACTGCacaccaagtgttttattccttatttcaCAAACTGTTTATCTAATATCTATCAAACTGTCAACATTTTCATATACAGAATTTggcagagcaacttacattttatctcatacAACTgggcattaagggccttgctcaggggcccaacagtggcagcttggtggacctgggattgaaactcacaaccttctgatctgtagtccaacaccttaaacactaagctaccacatccctgtcaAGCTGGCAACTGGTTCAATGTGTCTAAATAATCAGCTGAGAAAATATCAAAGCATCATAAGATACTAAACCCTGTTTCACAAGAAGTAAGACCAAACATTCTCTACACACAGATCAACACATGGATCGAACGGCGAGATGAGACGAGAACGTCGGCTTAAACGTTAGCGACGCGAGTCAGGGGAAACATCGTGGTCAACATTTTATAGGCACAATATAATATCTAGTATATTGTGATGTCATAATTTGAAAAGATAGAAGAATTGCAGTGTCCAAGCATCATGCCGTCATCACTGCAACTTTAAAAGTCCCCTGTAGATGGCACACTGCTACTGTTCATGCACACCTCATGCATTATTTACTGTACGGTGACCATgatttacagtttttctcaacTGCTTTCAGTCATTTCTCAGATCAGAATTGAAGTTTGCAGATCTCCAAGTGCATTTCTCAAAACAACACGTACAAACTGCACAACATAGTGGATAACCAGAAAATACGCGTCACCTGCTCCAAATGCTTTGTCTATCGTGCAAAAGCGTGTTTTTTCATCAATCATTGTGTCAGAGGCAGCAGAATCCCATGTCATTTTTTCAACAATGTGAACGTGACAGGCAAAATTATTAGTCATGTTGTCAGTAGAAcatcatactcactcactcactcattttctaccgcttatccgaactacctcgggtcacggggagcctgtgcctatctcaggcgtcatcgggcatcaaggcaggatacaccctggacggagtgccaacccatcacagggcacacacacacactctcattcacacacacaatcacacactacggacaattttccagagatgccaatcaacctaccatgcatgtctttggaccgggggaggaaaccggagtacccggaggaaacccccaaggcatgaggagaacatgcaaactccacacacacaaggcggaggtgggaatcgaacccccaaccctggaggtgttgtAATGATGTGGCTTTTACATGGCTTTCCTGTTCGGTTTATCATCTTCCGTACATATTTGGGGTTTAGAGATTTAGCTTAGCTGTATTAGCTGTTTTTGAAGAATtctgacacttgacagccctgtgatgggttggcactccgtccagggtgtatcctgccttgatgcccgatgacgcctgagataggcacaggctccccgtgacccgaggtagttcggataagcggtagaagatgaatgaatgaatgaacaagacATTGCTGATATGATGTGAAAAACTGACAACAG contains:
- the bdh1 gene encoding D-beta-hydroxybutyrate dehydrogenase, mitochondrial; translation: MASQTLLRAALLVVLSVILTLLLAFALPAALTWLAHCAGFSEDTGATHCLALLYALFVLCVAMPRIPRGSVSVEGKAVFVTGCDSGFGHALAKHLHKLGFTVFAGCYLKDQDGEGAMELENMHSDRLKVVQLDVCSDEQVSKAMDFIRTNLKNPEKGLWAVVNNAGVSNFGEVEFTSMDTYKNVSEVNLWGTIRVTKAVLPLIRRAKGRVVNIASMYGRMGNVLRSPYCVSKYGVEAFSDCLRYEMKAWGVKVAVVEPGNFIVATGILTRDIVASTAEKLWKEASPDVQEDYGKPHFEHYMALMRSYCNSGQRDITPVLDDITDAIVSKRPYTRYNPVEPYWWIRMQVMNHLPGAISDRLYF